In one Juglans regia cultivar Chandler chromosome 11, Walnut 2.0, whole genome shotgun sequence genomic region, the following are encoded:
- the LOC109007737 gene encoding uncharacterized protein LOC109007737 isoform X2, translated as MKGVVGAFDTPSFGLEERMPSVNCRSSSSSCRSPSLPGFANIRENGLPGSMLNMSPGMSSYFCPLVQSERSLPDQASSLCWDYNEAVGRSNSIPFDGTPTPKSSSELREEIATLEVDIMHLERHILSLYRTAFEGHQSSDTPEPHLQYKIGSSPKILSNQSHQNMEPTVSKDGLVHHEKMSPAHGWVSSDNQSCAASLNSKSRRGWKKADSGHRCLAYHLAASCLDNSFNSPDRLSEDIVRCISSIYCKLANRPPNHLGLPASPISSLSSSTMCSSKNPCDSWSPHGNEDKEDVGPYAAMVEVLNICLDDDSYNFTVKMLQNFRSLVRCLEMTDPRRMKREEKLAFWINIHNALVMHAYLAYGIGNRVKCTSILKAAYNVGGHCINAHDIQSSILRIRSHHSASWLQSLFYPGRKLKTGSMRHVYSLEYPEPLVHFALCSGTYSDPAVRAYTAKNIFQDLRLAKENYIQASVRIHKQTKIFLPKILHYFAKDMSLSINVLLETVSENLSEVQQKAIKKCMEGGRLDKCIHWLPQSSTFRYVIHGELAKATTTS; from the exons ATGAAGGGAGTTGTAGGAGCATTTGATACTCCCAGCTTTGGACTAG AAGAGAGGATGCCGAGTGTGAATTGCcgttcttcctcctcttcttgcCGCTCTCCTTCTCTCCCAGGTTTCGCAAA TATTCGTGAGAATGGACTGCCTGGAAGCATGCTAAATATGTCACCCGGAATGTCATCCTATTTTTGTCCT CTTGTGCAGTCAGAGCGATCATTACCTGACCAGGCTTCTTCCCTGTGTTGGGATTACAACGAGGCAGTGGGTCGTTCAAACTCTATTCCCTTTGACGGCACTCCAACTCCAAAG TCTTCTTCAGAATTGAGGGAGGAGATTGCTACACTCGAAGTTGATATTATGCATTTGGAGCGTCATATTCTTTCACTCTATCGGACAGCTTTTGAAGGGCATCAATCCTCAGATACGCCTGAACCCCATTTACAATACAAGATAGGATCATCAcccaaaattttatcaaatcaatCACATCAAAATATGGAGCCAACTGTGTCCAAAGATGGTTTAGTCCATCATGAGAAAATGTCCCCTGCACATGGTTGGGTCAGTTCAGATAATCAGAGTTGTGCTGCAAGTCTAAATTCAAAATCTCGAAGG GGCTGGAAAAAAGCTGATTCTGGTCATCGCTGCCTAGCATATCACCTTGCTGCTTCTTGCCTTGATAACAGCTTTAACTCTCCGGATAGACTTTCTGAAGATATTGTGAGATGCATATCTTCTATATACTGCAAACTTGCGAACCGCCCTCCTAACCATTTAGGCTTGCCGGCTTCTCCAATTTCATCCTTGTCCTCCTCGACTATGTGTTCCTCTAAGAACCCCTGTGATAGTTGGAGTCCACATGGTAATGAGGATAAAGAAGATGTTGGACCATATGCTGCAATGGTAGAAGTGCTGAACATATGTTTGGATGATGATAGTTACAATTTTACTGTTAAAATGCTACAAAATTTCAG GTCATTGGTTCGATGTCTTGAGATGACTGACCCGAGAAGGATGAAACGTGAGGAGAAGCTTGCTTTCTGGATCAATATTCATAATGCCTTAGTGATGCAT GCATATTTGGCGTATGGGATTGGCAATCGTGTAAAATGTACCTCCATTTTGAAG GCTGCATACAATGTGGGTGGGCATTGCATTAATGCCCATGACATACAAAGCTCCATTTTAAGAATTCGATCACACCACTCAGCCTCG TGGCTGCAATCGCTGTTTTATCCAGGAAGAAAACTCAAGACTGGAAGCATGAGACATGTATATTCCTTGGAATATCCTGAGCCGCTCGTTCATTTTGCGCTATGTTCAGGGACATACTCTGACCCAGCG GTTCGAGCCTACACAGCAAAGAATATATTTCAGGATCTCAGACTTGCTAAAGAAAATTACATTCAAGCAAGTGTTCGTATCCACAAGCAAACCAAGATATTCCTGCCAAAAATCCTTCACTACTTTGCGAAAGATATGTCACTAAGCATAAATGTCCTCTTAGAGACAGTAAGTGAGAATCTGTCAGAAGTTCAACAGAAGGCTATCAAAAAATGCATGGAGGGAGGAAGGCTTGATAAATGCATCCATTGGCTACCACAGAGTTCAACATTTCGGTACGTGATCCATGGAGAATTAGCCAAAGCAACAACAACATCCTGA
- the LOC109007738 gene encoding uncharacterized protein LOC109007738, with the protein MIGVTRMETSKLISIWSLFLVALLRWTPHLSSVEAQQTYKENKQLNCDNDLNYTDGYTCNGVESSCQAYLTFRSNTPFNSPADIGLLLGSEPTLIAEANNISNFEIISTDTQILIPVNCSCSRPYYQHKTSYRSSSRSETYFTVANNTYQGLTTCHALMAQKPYVDSNLTVGQNLEVPLRCACPTSNQSVAGVKYLLTYMVTSDDSLSSIAQLFGVEQQSILLANELFLNSTIFPFTPILVPFNSKPSRIQRASSPPLLSPPQSPNQTYVANKQLDCKNKVSYTYGYTCNDVKSSCQAYLTFRSIPPYNSPAAIGLLLGSEPSLIAEANNISNFATISTDTQILIPVNCSCSGHYYQYNTSYKLSSSETYFTVSNNTYQGLTTCQAMMAQNPYGEFELPTGINLNVPLRCACPTSNQTAAGVNYLITYMVTQGDSIHAITQLFGVEQQSILDANQLSGDSLIFPFTPILIPLKGRPSIIRRVTTTSNRRPVFVGVDMGATSVTNIFCIGA; encoded by the coding sequence ATGATTGGAGTTACCAGAATGGAGACGTCTAAACTAATATCCATTTGGTCCCTTTTTCTGGTTGCATTACTGCGGTGGACACCCCATCTCTCCTCCGTAGAAGCCCAACAAACATACAAGGAAAACAAGCAGCTCAATTGCGACAACGACCTCAACTACACGGATGGCTATACGTGCAACGGCGTTGAATCCTCGTGCCAAGCCTATCTCACCTTCCGATCCAATACTCCTTTCAATTCTCCGGCTGATATAGGCTTGCTCTTGGGCTCCGAGCCCACCCTTATTGCCGAGGCCAACAACATATCTAACTTTGAGATCATTTCCACCGACACCCAGATCCTTATTCCGGTCAATTGCTCATGTTCCAGACCTTACTACCAGCACAAAACCTCCTACAGGTCGAGCAGTCGGTCAGAGACCTACTTCACCGTGGCCAACAACACCTACCAGGGGCTGACTACTTGTCATGCCTTGATGGCCCAGAAACCTTACGTCGACAGCAATCTCACGGTGGGCCAGAATCTGGAGGTGCCGCTTAGGTGTGCTTGCCCGACTTCCAACCAGTCGGTGGCTGGGGTCAAGTATCTGCTCACTTATATGGTCACCTCAGATGATTCCTTATCTTCTATTGCCCAACTATTCGGTGTGGAGCAACAAAGCATCCTGCTCGCGAACGAGCTGTTCTTGAATAGCACTATATTCCCTTTCACACCCATTCTTGTTCCCTTTAACAGCAAGCCCAGTAGAATTCAGAGAGCATCCTCTCCGCCCTTATTATCACCTCCCCAGTCGCCCAATCAAACATACGTGGCCAACAAACAGCTCGATTGCAAAAACAAAGTCAGCTACACGTATGGCTATACGTGCAACGACGTTAAATCCTCTTGCCAAGCCTATCTCACCTTTCGATCCATTCCCCCTTACAATTCTCCTGCCGCCATCGGCTTGCTCTTGGGCTCCGAACCCTCCCTCATCGCTGAGGCCAACAACATATCCAACTTCGCTACCATTTCCACCGACACCCAGATTCTTATACCGGTCAATTGCTCTTGTTCGGGACATTACTACCAGTACAACACCTCCTACAAGTTGAGCAGTTCCGAGACCTACTTCACCGTGTCCAACAACACCTACCAGGGCCTGACCACCTGCCAAGCCATGATGGCCCAAAACCCATACGGCGAGTTCGAGCTCCCGACGGGGATAAATCTGAACGTTCCGCTTAGGTGTGCCTGCCCGACTTCCAACCAGACGGCGGCTGGGGTCAATTACTTGATCACTTATATGGTCACTCAGGGTGATAGCATTCATGCTATTACCCAACTATTCGGCGTGGAGCAGCAGAGCATACTGGACGCGAACCAGCTGTCTGGGGATAGTCTCATATTCCCTTTCACACCCATTCTTATTCCCCTCAAGGGCAGGCCCAGCATAATTCGGAGAGTCACCACTACATCCAACAGACGGCCGGTATTCGTGGGTGTTGACATGGGAGCCACGAGTGTGACCAACATTTTTTGTATCGGAGCATAA
- the LOC109007739 gene encoding protein LYK5-like, translating into METSKLLYLICSLFVVVFLRTSRISVEAQQTYLDNKQLDCYNDVNYTDGYSCNGVQSSCQGYLTFRSNPPYNSPADIGLLLGSEPSLIAEANNISNFDTISTDTQILIPVNCSCSGPYYQYNTSYKLSRRDETYFTVANNTYQGLTTCQAMMAQNSYDSRNLTVGLTLEVPLRCACPTSNQTVAGIEYLLTYMIAEGDSVSAIAELFGVDLQSVLHANDLSEESIIFYFTPLLIPLKSKPSRIQRTAPPPPSPPPPSPTPAAPGSGKSNKRWVFVGVGIGAAALLVLSAFLLWFFCGGQSHKKAPQPLPTLAPPIKKPPQSSYENSWFISTEGVRYAIESLTVYKFDELEKATGFFGEANRIKGSVYRGSFKGDDAAVKVMNGDVSSEINLLTGINHSNIIRLSGFCVHGGNTYLVYEHAENGSLSDWLQSNKLQNHSPLTWKQRVQVAYDVADALNYLHNYANPPYIHKNLKTSNILLVSNFRAKVSNFGLARTMENQDDGGLQLTRHVVGTQGYMAPEYIENGVITPKLDVFAFGVVVLELLSGREATAADKDGGDREELLFASIRLVLEGDNVRDKLREFVDPSLGHEYPLDLAFSIAQLAKNCVAHDLNSRPAMSEVYTTLSKILSSSLDWDPSDELERSTSIGQIHVR; encoded by the coding sequence ATGGAGACCTCTAAATTACTGTACTTAATTTGTTCCCTTTTCGTGGTTGTGTTTCTCCGGACATCCCGTATCTCCGTGGAAGCCCAACAAACGTATCTGGACAACAAGCAGCTCGATTGCTACAACGACGTAAATTACACGGATGGCTACTCCTGCAACGGCGTCCAATCCTCCTGCCAAGGCTACCTCACCTTCCGATCCAATCCTCCTTACAATTCGCCGGCCGACATCGGCTTGCTCTTGGGCTCCGAACCCTCCCTCATCGCCGAGGCCAACAACATCTCCAACTTCGACACCATTTCCACCGACACCCAGATCCTTATCCCGGTCAATTGCTCTTGTTCGGGTCCTTACTACCAGTACAACACCTCTTATAAGTTGAGCAGACGGGACGAGACCTACTTCACTGTCGCCAACAACACCTACCAGGGGCTGACTACCTGCCAGGCCATGATGGCCCAGAACTCATACGATTCCCGCAATCTCACGGTGGGCTTGACTCTAGAGGTGCCGCTTAGGTGTGCTTGCCCTACTTCCAACCAGACGGTGGCTGGGATCGAGTACTTGCTCACTTATATGATCGCCGAGGGCGATAGCGTTTCTGCTATTGCTGAACTTTTCGGTGTGGATCTGCAGAGCGTACTGCACGCGAACGACCTTTCTGAGGAGAgcattatattttacttcacACCCCTTCTTATTCCTCTTAAGAGCAAGCCCAGTAGAATTCAGAGAACAGCCCCTCCGCCCCCTTCACCGCCCCCCCCGTCGCCCACCCCTGCCGCCCCTGGTTCTGGGAAATCCAACAAACGGTGGGTATTCGTGGGTGTTGGCATTGGAGCTGCTGCTTTGCTTGTCCTCTCCGCTTTTCTGCTTTGGTTCTTCTGTGGCGGTCAGTCTCACAAGAAGGCACCCCAGCCACTCCCAACTTTGGCACCACCTATAAAGAAGCCCCCACAGTCTTCCTATGAAAATTCTTGGTTTATTTCTACAGAAGGTGTTCGTTATGCTATCGAATCCTTGACCGTATACAAGTTTGATGAATTAGAAAAGGCCACTGGGTTCTTCGGGGAAGCTAACAGAATCAAGGGCTCTGTTTACCGGGGATCCTTTAAGGGTGATGATGCTGCTGTTAAGGTCATGAATGGCGACGTTTCGAGCGAGATCAACTTGTTGACGGGCATCAACCACAGTAACATCATCAGGCTATCTGGTTTCTGCGTACACGGAGGGAACACTTACCTTGTTTACGAGCATGCAGAAAATGGGTCTCTCAGCGATTGGCTTCAATCAAACAAGCTTCAAAATCATTCCCCTTTAACATGGAAGCAGAGGGTTCAGGTTGCCTATGATGTGGCCGATGCTCTCAACTACCTCCATAACTATGCCAACCCTCCCTACATCCACAAGAACTTGAAGACCAGTAACATTCTTTTGGTTTCCAATTTCAGAGCCAAAGTTTCCAATTTTGGACTGGCAAGAACAATGGAGAATCAAGACGACGGAGGACTCCAACTGACCAGACATGTGGTCGGTACTCAGGGTTACATGGCGCCGGAGTACATCGAGAATGGAGTGATTACTCCTAAGCTAGATGTGTTCGCGTTTGGGGTTGTGGTATTGGAGCTCTTATCCGGAAGAGAAGCCACTGCTGCCGACAAGGATGGAGGAGATCGTGAGGAATTACTATTTGCATCCATAAGACTGGTTCTTGAAGGAGACAATGTCAGAGATAAACTGCGAGAATTTGTTGATCCTTCTCTTGGGCATGAGTACCCTCTGGATTTAGCCTTCTCCATAGCCCAGCTTGCTAAAAACTGTGTTGCGCATGACCTCAATTCTCGCCCGGCCATGTCAGAAGTTTACACGACTCTGTCCAAGATTCTGTCGTCGTCATTGGACTGGGATCCATCTGACGAGCTCGAACGTTCCACCTCAATTGGTCAAATTCATGTCAGATAG
- the LOC109007737 gene encoding uncharacterized protein LOC109007737 isoform X1, producing MKGVVGAFDTPSFGLEVSVEERMPSVNCRSSSSSCRSPSLPGFANIRENGLPGSMLNMSPGMSSYFCPLVQSERSLPDQASSLCWDYNEAVGRSNSIPFDGTPTPKSSSELREEIATLEVDIMHLERHILSLYRTAFEGHQSSDTPEPHLQYKIGSSPKILSNQSHQNMEPTVSKDGLVHHEKMSPAHGWVSSDNQSCAASLNSKSRRGWKKADSGHRCLAYHLAASCLDNSFNSPDRLSEDIVRCISSIYCKLANRPPNHLGLPASPISSLSSSTMCSSKNPCDSWSPHGNEDKEDVGPYAAMVEVLNICLDDDSYNFTVKMLQNFRSLVRCLEMTDPRRMKREEKLAFWINIHNALVMHAYLAYGIGNRVKCTSILKAAYNVGGHCINAHDIQSSILRIRSHHSASWLQSLFYPGRKLKTGSMRHVYSLEYPEPLVHFALCSGTYSDPAVRAYTAKNIFQDLRLAKENYIQASVRIHKQTKIFLPKILHYFAKDMSLSINVLLETVSENLSEVQQKAIKKCMEGGRLDKCIHWLPQSSTFRYVIHGELAKATTTS from the exons ATGAAGGGAGTTGTAGGAGCATTTGATACTCCCAGCTTTGGACTAG AGGTTTCTGTAGAAGAGAGGATGCCGAGTGTGAATTGCcgttcttcctcctcttcttgcCGCTCTCCTTCTCTCCCAGGTTTCGCAAA TATTCGTGAGAATGGACTGCCTGGAAGCATGCTAAATATGTCACCCGGAATGTCATCCTATTTTTGTCCT CTTGTGCAGTCAGAGCGATCATTACCTGACCAGGCTTCTTCCCTGTGTTGGGATTACAACGAGGCAGTGGGTCGTTCAAACTCTATTCCCTTTGACGGCACTCCAACTCCAAAG TCTTCTTCAGAATTGAGGGAGGAGATTGCTACACTCGAAGTTGATATTATGCATTTGGAGCGTCATATTCTTTCACTCTATCGGACAGCTTTTGAAGGGCATCAATCCTCAGATACGCCTGAACCCCATTTACAATACAAGATAGGATCATCAcccaaaattttatcaaatcaatCACATCAAAATATGGAGCCAACTGTGTCCAAAGATGGTTTAGTCCATCATGAGAAAATGTCCCCTGCACATGGTTGGGTCAGTTCAGATAATCAGAGTTGTGCTGCAAGTCTAAATTCAAAATCTCGAAGG GGCTGGAAAAAAGCTGATTCTGGTCATCGCTGCCTAGCATATCACCTTGCTGCTTCTTGCCTTGATAACAGCTTTAACTCTCCGGATAGACTTTCTGAAGATATTGTGAGATGCATATCTTCTATATACTGCAAACTTGCGAACCGCCCTCCTAACCATTTAGGCTTGCCGGCTTCTCCAATTTCATCCTTGTCCTCCTCGACTATGTGTTCCTCTAAGAACCCCTGTGATAGTTGGAGTCCACATGGTAATGAGGATAAAGAAGATGTTGGACCATATGCTGCAATGGTAGAAGTGCTGAACATATGTTTGGATGATGATAGTTACAATTTTACTGTTAAAATGCTACAAAATTTCAG GTCATTGGTTCGATGTCTTGAGATGACTGACCCGAGAAGGATGAAACGTGAGGAGAAGCTTGCTTTCTGGATCAATATTCATAATGCCTTAGTGATGCAT GCATATTTGGCGTATGGGATTGGCAATCGTGTAAAATGTACCTCCATTTTGAAG GCTGCATACAATGTGGGTGGGCATTGCATTAATGCCCATGACATACAAAGCTCCATTTTAAGAATTCGATCACACCACTCAGCCTCG TGGCTGCAATCGCTGTTTTATCCAGGAAGAAAACTCAAGACTGGAAGCATGAGACATGTATATTCCTTGGAATATCCTGAGCCGCTCGTTCATTTTGCGCTATGTTCAGGGACATACTCTGACCCAGCG GTTCGAGCCTACACAGCAAAGAATATATTTCAGGATCTCAGACTTGCTAAAGAAAATTACATTCAAGCAAGTGTTCGTATCCACAAGCAAACCAAGATATTCCTGCCAAAAATCCTTCACTACTTTGCGAAAGATATGTCACTAAGCATAAATGTCCTCTTAGAGACAGTAAGTGAGAATCTGTCAGAAGTTCAACAGAAGGCTATCAAAAAATGCATGGAGGGAGGAAGGCTTGATAAATGCATCCATTGGCTACCACAGAGTTCAACATTTCGGTACGTGATCCATGGAGAATTAGCCAAAGCAACAACAACATCCTGA
- the LOC109007737 gene encoding uncharacterized protein LOC109007737 isoform X3: protein MKGVVGAFDTPSFGLEVSVEERMPSVNCRSSSSSCRSPSLPGFANIRENGLPGSMLNMSPGMSSYFCPLVQSERSLPDQASSLCWDYNEAVGRSNSIPFDGTPTPKSSSELREEIATLEVDIMHLERHILSLYRTAFEGHQSSDTPEPHLQYKIGSSPKILSNQSHQNMEPTVSKDGLVHHEKMSPAHGWVSSDNQSCAASLNSKSRRGWKKADSGHRCLAYHLAASCLDNSFNSPDRLSEDIVRCISSIYCKLANRPPNHLGLPASPISSLSSSTMCSSKNPCDSWSPHGNEDKEDVGPYAAMVEVLNICLDDDSYNFTVKMLQNFRSLVRCLEMTDPRRMKREEKLAFWINIHNALVMHAYLAYGIGNRVKCTSILKAAYNVGGHCINAHDIQSSILRIRSHHSASWLQSLFYPGRKLKTGSMRHVYSLEYPEPLVHFALCSGTYSDPA, encoded by the exons ATGAAGGGAGTTGTAGGAGCATTTGATACTCCCAGCTTTGGACTAG AGGTTTCTGTAGAAGAGAGGATGCCGAGTGTGAATTGCcgttcttcctcctcttcttgcCGCTCTCCTTCTCTCCCAGGTTTCGCAAA TATTCGTGAGAATGGACTGCCTGGAAGCATGCTAAATATGTCACCCGGAATGTCATCCTATTTTTGTCCT CTTGTGCAGTCAGAGCGATCATTACCTGACCAGGCTTCTTCCCTGTGTTGGGATTACAACGAGGCAGTGGGTCGTTCAAACTCTATTCCCTTTGACGGCACTCCAACTCCAAAG TCTTCTTCAGAATTGAGGGAGGAGATTGCTACACTCGAAGTTGATATTATGCATTTGGAGCGTCATATTCTTTCACTCTATCGGACAGCTTTTGAAGGGCATCAATCCTCAGATACGCCTGAACCCCATTTACAATACAAGATAGGATCATCAcccaaaattttatcaaatcaatCACATCAAAATATGGAGCCAACTGTGTCCAAAGATGGTTTAGTCCATCATGAGAAAATGTCCCCTGCACATGGTTGGGTCAGTTCAGATAATCAGAGTTGTGCTGCAAGTCTAAATTCAAAATCTCGAAGG GGCTGGAAAAAAGCTGATTCTGGTCATCGCTGCCTAGCATATCACCTTGCTGCTTCTTGCCTTGATAACAGCTTTAACTCTCCGGATAGACTTTCTGAAGATATTGTGAGATGCATATCTTCTATATACTGCAAACTTGCGAACCGCCCTCCTAACCATTTAGGCTTGCCGGCTTCTCCAATTTCATCCTTGTCCTCCTCGACTATGTGTTCCTCTAAGAACCCCTGTGATAGTTGGAGTCCACATGGTAATGAGGATAAAGAAGATGTTGGACCATATGCTGCAATGGTAGAAGTGCTGAACATATGTTTGGATGATGATAGTTACAATTTTACTGTTAAAATGCTACAAAATTTCAG GTCATTGGTTCGATGTCTTGAGATGACTGACCCGAGAAGGATGAAACGTGAGGAGAAGCTTGCTTTCTGGATCAATATTCATAATGCCTTAGTGATGCAT GCATATTTGGCGTATGGGATTGGCAATCGTGTAAAATGTACCTCCATTTTGAAG GCTGCATACAATGTGGGTGGGCATTGCATTAATGCCCATGACATACAAAGCTCCATTTTAAGAATTCGATCACACCACTCAGCCTCG TGGCTGCAATCGCTGTTTTATCCAGGAAGAAAACTCAAGACTGGAAGCATGAGACATGTATATTCCTTGGAATATCCTGAGCCGCTCGTTCATTTTGCGCTATGTTCAGGGACATACTCTGACCCAGCG TGA
- the LOC109007736 gene encoding protein MIZU-KUSSEI 1 — MRMIDLGSQRGPALHIMDTATSVDCGREVRFRRSFRSLVECMVPCCGFQPSDSLSSDTESTHSFSSSSTVTGTFFGYRKGRVSFCLQDDTRSSPLLLLEFAVPTAYLAREMQHGVLRIALECGRQKEMMIRSRSSSMSAAAVSSCSLFNVPVWSMYCNGRKVGFAIRRQMTVSDVAVLKQMQTVSVGAGVLPAVGPNKSEVDGDGGGDLLYLRAGFERVVGSVDSESFHMINPVGSSGQELSIFLLRS, encoded by the coding sequence ATGAGGATGATAGACTTGGGAAGCCAAAGAGGTCCAGCCTTACATATTATGGACACTGCTACCTCTGTAGACTGTGGCAGAGAAGTGAGGTTCCGAAGATCCTTTCGATCCCTGGTCGAGTGCATGGTCCCATGCTGTGGCTTCCAACCTTCCGACTCTCTTTCCAGCGACACTGAGTCAACTCACAGCTTCTCCTCCAGCAGTACTGTCACCGGCACCTTCTTCGGTTACAGGAAAGGCCGAGTCAGCTTCTGCCTTCAAGATGACACCAGAAGCTCGCCTCTTCTGCTGCTGGAATTCGCCGTCCCCACCGCCTACCTTGCCCGAGAGATGCAGCATGGCGTGCTGAGAATCGCTCTCGAGTGTGGGAGACAAAAGGAGATGATGATCAGGTCCCGCTCCTCCTCCATGAGCGCCGCTGCCGTCTCCAGCTGCTCTCTCTTCAACGTGCCCGTTTGGTCCATGTACTGCAACGGCAGGAAGGTTGGGTTCGCAATAAGGCGTCAGATGACTGTGAGCGACGTGGCGGTGCTGAAGCAGATGCAGACGGTCTCCGTTGGAGCGGGTGTTCTGCCAGCAGTTGGGCCGAACAAGTCCGAGGTGGATGGGGATGGCGGCGGCGACCTCTTGTACCTAAGAGCCGGCTTTGAGCGAGTCGTTGGCTCGGTTGATTCCGAGTCCTTTCACATGATTAACCCAGTTGGGAGTTCCGGCCAGGAGCTCAGCATATTTCTGCTCAGATCATGA